AGGGCAATGGCaacttctttttcagccatgtgCTTGAGCTCATAATGTCTTGCAATTTTAGACACCAAAACGCCACAGTAAAAGCAGGCTTGTTTTTTGTCATACACTCTTCTGTTGAATTCACTTTTTTGAGCACATCGTACAGACGCTAAAGAGAAAAAATTCACCGTTAGCTTCTAGTATCATAATTTTGATGTACTTTAGCAGCTAGCAACGGTTTCCTTGCcaaattaataaacaaaaactGGGCTAAGAGCAAGAAGGCCGTAGCTGGGCTAGGAGAATTCATTTTTAACACAGTAAATGCAAATCGAAAAATAGGCGCCGTTaggcgcatgtgactactgctgaagaagaaaaggtattaaaagtataattgttgtaaatatgctGTTATATTGATAGGAATGTatttagaactttaaaataaggcaTATGCAAGTGTCCATTGAtttttgattgtttacaaatttttctggCTCTCAGTCTGTAAACTGTAAGTGATCGCTCGTTTGAACTACGATCTATCATATGACAATTAcatggaataattatttcatgagaattttcgtaattattcaccacagctttcacatcGATAGTTTCTCGATCACTAAAAGATTAacgtgcagtattttgacagctagtttcacgagcactttctccttgtaatgcagggcgttggtttaccgaaaaagatttgtttattCCGCCAAAGGGACTCAATATTCGCACGTGTTTTTTTGCCTTTGAGCTAAAGTGCTCAATTTTCCTCCGAAGAGGTTCAATTGTCCCACAATGGGGCCAAATATTCCTCTGAATAGGCTCAATTAACTCACAATGATGCTCAAcattcctccgaagaggctcaattatcccaCAATGGGGCTCAATATTCCTCCGGAGCGGCTCAATTATCCCCGAAGAGGCTCAGTGAAGCAAGTTTTCCTCGTATGAGGTTTGTGTACTACGAAATTGCGGAGTATCTGCAAGCGCACAGGTTGTTTATGAAGGGAAAAACCGTACGTGTTGGTTATCACGCCTCGTGAAATTACgatggaatacaacagaaattcgtcgtacataccgacctaaaagctgaaaaatactcacgaaacctttcatcttatcggttagaaacaaaatgtgaaagctgtgagaaggtaaatattgtaaaatataaGAACACCCTGACTCATATCGAACACGTTCAATTCCAAACAGAACCTCGCGTCTATTGAGTAAAACCAAGCCAATGTTCGTTTGTCATCGTGGACCATCGGTAGGTCATCGTTGACGCGAAGTGTTCACGAAGAGACCACAAGAGCTgtattttcttgtgctgattggctccgaagtatattctattgttactaacttacattcggaaaccttacatgattgcaatggtgactacgcgcaagcgcagtagtcacaaaaacGACACATCCCAAAGGTTTGTGGATTTAGCTAATTGGAATCTCGTCATTCACATTCCGCAAATACCTGCCACATCTGACGCACTTTTATCTTCGCCGAGGGACAGGGAAACAACCGTTTCTTTGTTAATTTGCGCTTCCTTTTACCTAGAAAGTCACCATAAAAAACCGTTTTTAGTTACATTTTATTTCATCCACAATAAGTTTATGTGTACGCCTTCGGGATGCAAAGAAGAGTTAAAACGTACTGTCAAACGTGTACACTAGTAAATCACTGTATACAGCCACAGTAATAGATCATTTTTTGATGCACTTACCTGGCACATTTGACGAATTATTGTCTTCCTCGGAGGAACGTGGAAACAGCCGATTTCTTGTtacgttttcctttgttttacctagagaagaaacaataaatcatGTTTTTGACTTAAATTTAACAAGAAGCATTTCGAATACTCATTTTGTATGTGTGCATGTAGTTAAATTTAACTAGAAATTTATGTTTACACTGTAGGTAAAAGAATGTACAAATCAAGAAAACGGCTAGTTTCCAGTTCCTCCGACGAAGACAATTATTCGTTAAATGTGCCAGGTATTTGTAAATTCCAACTAGTAACATTCACAAACTGAGTATTCGAAATGGCTTTCACGACGACTTAAGAATGAAAACGTCTCTGGGATGAAAAGAAGAGTGTAAGTATACGTACTGTAAAAAAATTTTACACTAGTTAATCACTATAACGTCGGAAATCAGTAGCTGGTCAGCGGTCAACTTCGAAAAACAGCTGACCTCGATGAACTCTCAACTTGAGCCCACCATATTATTTGGGGGTGGGGCCTCGCAGAAAGTTCGAATAATTTCTCTAGCCAACTGGGCATCTTTTGTCAGTAGTATGCAACTAGCACATGCACATTTTCTTTGGGACCGATCAACTCGGTATGGTAGCTGGAAATCAATTTATCTGATGCTGGCTTAGTGGAATTTAAGTTTCAGTTTACCTTGCCCTTTCCCTAGAGTCCCCTTCCCCACCGTTCTTGGTGTCATTACGCAACACTCCTCCCACAACACAAAGTAGGCAGGAGAGTACAAAGTTTCTTTACTTGAAACACTCAACTTTGTTTACAAAACAACTGAGCCCTTGaaataatggcaaattttcCTGAACTACCATGGCGAGCAAtgtctttctttatttctcataatgaaagagaaaaatgcGTGATGCCTCATTTGCACCATGCACGTACGACTAGAGCTACAGCTGGATTGGTGAAGTAACCTACTCTTAGAGTGCTGAACGCCTTCATCTATATCTCCAATGACATCATCCTCTTCAGTCTTAAGCTCTGCAAAGAAAAGGGGAGCATCAGCACAATTCGAAAAAGAGTCATTGTAGACCACGTCCATGTGTCCATTAAGTTATTTTCAGACGCTCTGTGAAATGTCAATGAACAACTTTTGTTTAACGTTAGCTTTTAACTGTTTATCAGAGTAAATTGAAAGTAATCATCCCAGATTTTTACACGGTGATATAAATTAAATGCAAATCGAAACACGATACATCATAAAGGTTTGTAGAAGAATCTCGTCATTCACTTCATTCCGCAAATACCTGCCACATCTGACGCACTTTTATCTTCGCCGGAGGGACAGGAAAACAACCGTTTCTTTGTTAATTTGTGCTTCCTTTTACCTAGAAAGTCACCATAAAAACCGTTTTTAGTTAAGTTTTATTCCATCCACAATACGTTATGTGTACGCCTTCGGGATGCAAAGTAGTGTTAAAACGTACTTTCAAACTTGTACACTAGTAAATCACTGTATACAGCCACAGGTAATAGATCATTTTTTGATGCACTTCAGTTTGCGCATAATTTTCGTCGTACTTCTGTTCGCGTGATAATAACTAATTTTTTTGCGCCCGCGCAGCATATGTGTTAATGGTTGAAAAAGCTGGAAGGAAGAGGGGATGTGGGGTTAGGGGTTTGGAGGTCCAGGGTCATTCTTGTTTGTACCAGTGGTACAAACTAGGATATGAACGTTTTCTTTGGGCTGATCACATGGGCCCGGTACTGACTTAGGCCATTTATCTAATCTTAAAATTGTCATTTACTTTTGGCCATTCCGAATTTATATGCCGTAAATCGATACATCTCGAATGTAATTACCTGGCACATTTGACGAATTATTGTCTTCGTCGGAGGAACTTGGAAACAGCCGATTTCTTGTTACGTTTTGCTTCCTTTTACCTAGAGAAGAAACCATAAATTATGTTTTTGACTTAAATTTAACAAGAAGCAGAATACGTTGTGAATGTTACTAGTTGGATTGTCATTTACAAATACCTGTCACATTTAACGAATAATTGTCTTCGGCGGAGGAACTGGAAACTAGCCGTTTTCTTGACAATTTGTACATTCTTTTACCTACAGTGTAAACATAATTTGTTAGTTAAATTTAACTAAATGCAAACATACAAACTGAGAATTCGAAATGGCTTTGACGACGATTTAAGAATGAAAACGTCTCTGGGATGAAAAGAGGCGTAAGTATACGTACTGTAAACACATTTTAGCTAGTAAATCACTATATTTTGGGGGTGGGGCCTGGCAGCGGAGGTTAAGGATAATTTCTCTAGCCAATTGGGAATCTTTTGTCAAGTAGTATGCAAAACTAATATATGAACATTGTTGGGTGTGGGGACCGATCAAATCGGACAAGCAGTAGCTGGAAAATCTGAATTCTGGGTTACGTGGAATTCCAAGTTTCAATTTGTACCTTGCCCTTTTCgcttagtctccttcgcaaccGTTTGTTGTGCCATTACGACAACACGCCTCCCAACAACCCCAAAGCCAGGAAGGAGAGTACACTTCCATTTTAACTTCAAAGTTTCTTTACGGGAAGCCCACAACTTGGTTACAAAACAACTGGAACCCTTCGAAAATAATGGTAAAACTTCCTGCAACTACCATGGCGAGCAAtgtctttctttatttctcataatgaaaggaaaaaaatgcgtGAAGCCTTATTTGCACCATGCACGTACGGACTAGGAGCTACAGTTG
This genomic window from Acropora muricata isolate sample 2 chromosome 2, ASM3666990v1, whole genome shotgun sequence contains:
- the LOC136908713 gene encoding uncharacterized protein isoform X2, translated to MYKLSRKRLVSSSSAEDNYSLNVTGKRKQNVTRNRLFPSSSDEDNNSSNVPGKRKHKLTKKRLFSCPSGEDKSASDVAELKTEEDDVIGDIDEGVQHSKSKRKRKLTKKRLFPCPSAKIKVRQMWQRLYDVLKKVNSTEECMTKNKPAFTVAFWCLKLQDIMSSSTWLKKKLPLPFPSTRGRHRGKNISRNCGY
- the LOC136908713 gene encoding uncharacterized protein isoform X1 — translated: MYKLSRKRLVSSSSAEDNYSLNVTGKRKQNVTRNRLFPSSSDEDNNSSNVPGKRKHKLTKKRLFSCPSGEDKSASDVAELKTEEDDVIGDIDEGVQHSKSKTKENVTRNRLFPRSSEEDNNSSNVPGKRKRKLTKKRLFPCPSAKIKVRQMWQRLYDVLKKVNSTEECMTKNKPAFTVAFWCLKLQDIMSSSTWLKKKLPLPFPSTRGRHRGKNISRNCGY